Below is a genomic region from Bacteroidales bacterium.
CCAGTCACAGCAGGGAGTTTTGCCATCGTCCACTTTGGCGGCAATAGCCTGGAAAATGGGTTTCACTGCAGACCAGGCTGCCGGTGAACCGCCGGGCATGATAGAAGGACCTAATAACGCGCCTTCTTCACCGCCTGATACACCGGTACCTATATACAACAGGCCTTTACTCTCTACATATTTCGTACGACGGTTGGTATCCGGAAAATGGGTGTTACCGCCATCGATAATGATATCACCCGGTTCAAGATAGGGAAGAAGCAGTTCAATAAAATCGTCCACAGCTTTTCCTGCTTTCACCATCAACATCACCTTACGGGGACGTTTCAGTGAGGCTACCAATTCCTCGATGCTGTGCGCCCCGAAAATCTTTTTCCCTTTTCCGCGTCCGTTGACAAAATTGTCTACTTTTTCAACCGTACGGTTATAAACGCTGACAGAGAAACCTTTGCTCTCCATATTCAATACAAGGTTTTCACCCATAACGGCCAAACCTACCAAACCAATATCCGAAACTTCTTTCATATTTATTATATTAAGGTTGATGATTATTTTTTCTTCTTTTCTTCTGATGACAGGTTAAATCCTAATGAAACCAGTTGTTCTCCTATTCCGGAATGTTCATTCTTCAGTTGAATGGTGTATGCCTCAAATTCCCTGCGCACCGGGTAATTTCCGCGCTGTTTCTCGAATGTGCCGGGAGAAACCCGCAGACGTCCGTCATCGTCATTGATAGAATAGGTATGCCAGATGGCTTCACAGATACACTGTTGGGAAGCCTTTCCGTAACAATCCAACATAAAATGGAGCGGCTGTGCCGGTTCGGGCACATCGTCCGGTTTCCAGTCCGTCAGCGGCAGACCGAAGAAACGACTCAGGGCCTGTACGCTCATGGCTGTTCCGTTGGCTTTGCCGTCTGCAGAATAACCGGCAATATGTGGAGTGGCAATATTGAGCTTGGACATCAGTTCAGTATCGATATCGGGTTCATTTTCCCAGACATCCAGAACAACTGCATCCAGATGTTTGATCTTCAATGCATTTTTTAACGCTGCATTGTCGACTACTTCGCCTCTTGAACTGTTGATAAGGATGGTACTTCTGCGCATACAGGTAAACATCGCTTCATCGAACAGGTGGAA
It encodes:
- the pdxB gene encoding 4-phosphoerythronate dehydrogenase PdxB, which gives rise to MKIVIDDKIPFIRGVLEPYAEVIYLPGSVFAHGNISDADALIIRTRTKCNEALLKGTSVKFIATATIGYDHIDTEWCEANGIAWTNAPGCNSGSVRQYIASALATLSSHYGFSFENITLGVVGVGNVGSKVARLGQELGMKVLLNDPPRARIEGPAQFVPLDEIIHMSDIISLHVPLNRTGSDQTFHLFDEAMFTCMRRSTILINSSRGEVVDNAALKNALKIKHLDAVVLDVWENEPDIDTELMSKLNIATPHIAGYSADGKANGTAMSVQALSRFFGLPLTDWKPDDVPEPAQPLHFMLDCYGKASQQCICEAIWHTYSINDDDGRLRVSPGTFEKQRGNYPVRREFEAYTIQLKNEHSGIGEQLVSLGFNLSSEEKKKK